From a single Paenibacillus sp. FSL W8-0426 genomic region:
- the nadC gene encoding carboxylating nicotinate-nucleotide diphosphorylase, with product MILDGYNEALIESIKGWLREDVGSGDVTTTVTIPEGHQSKAVIHAKDDGIVAGIHVAELVFREVDRTLSFAAKVKDGDRVTRGTILAEVEGSTHRLLTGERLALNLLQRMSGIATRTRMYVDALEGLPTRLVDTRKTTPGHRMLEKYAVRVGGGANHRFGLYDAVMIKDNHIKGAGGITQAVKRARMAIPHTMTIEVETENLEQVQEALQAGADIIMLDNMQPGLMREAVAVIREQAPHVKVEASGNVSLETIRGIAETGVDVISVGRLTYSFESLDISLDLNEKKEG from the coding sequence ATGATACTCGATGGATATAATGAAGCACTGATTGAATCGATTAAGGGCTGGCTTCGCGAAGATGTCGGTTCGGGTGATGTAACGACAACTGTAACGATCCCGGAAGGTCATCAATCCAAAGCGGTGATCCATGCCAAGGACGATGGTATCGTTGCCGGAATCCATGTAGCCGAGCTTGTTTTCCGCGAGGTGGACCGAACGCTTTCTTTTGCCGCTAAAGTGAAAGATGGCGATCGTGTTACACGTGGAACGATTTTAGCCGAGGTTGAGGGCAGTACGCATCGTCTGCTGACGGGAGAGCGACTTGCCTTGAATCTGCTCCAACGCATGTCCGGCATTGCGACCCGCACGCGTATGTATGTGGACGCATTGGAAGGGCTGCCAACCCGATTGGTGGATACGCGCAAAACGACGCCGGGCCACCGCATGCTGGAGAAGTATGCCGTACGCGTCGGCGGGGGAGCGAATCATCGGTTTGGCCTCTATGATGCAGTCATGATCAAAGACAATCATATTAAAGGTGCAGGCGGTATCACTCAAGCGGTCAAACGGGCAAGAATGGCTATTCCGCATACAATGACCATTGAAGTAGAGACGGAGAACCTGGAACAGGTGCAGGAAGCGCTGCAGGCCGGCGCGGACATCATCATGCTCGACAACATGCAGCCCGGCCTGATGCGTGAAGCCGTCGCCGTCATTCGTGAGCAGGCCCCACATGTTAAGGTGGAGGCTTCAGGAAATGTATCTTTGGAGACGATCCGGGGAATTGCCGAGACGGGTGTGGATGTAATTTCGGTAGGCAGGTTAACCTATTCTTTCGAGAGCCTCGATATCAGCCTGGATTTAAACGAAAAGAAGGAGGGGTGA
- a CDS encoding type III pantothenate kinase has translation MILVVDVGNSNIVLGVYRGRELLHHFRLSTSRQSTVDEYGVLIYNLFHMSGMSARDIEGVIISSVVPPLVNVIETMCEKYIGQKPMLVGPGIKTGLNLRYENPREVGADRIVNAVAATAKYGGPLVVVDFGTATTFDCIDEKGHYLGGAIVPGIHIATEALYERASKLPRIELEKPKKVIGRNTVHAMQSGIIYGYAGQVDGIVERICAEMDAKPTVIATGGLASLIAEETRSIEKVDPLLTLEGLRIIYERNRER, from the coding sequence TTGATTCTTGTTGTGGACGTGGGCAACAGCAATATCGTGCTTGGGGTATACCGGGGACGGGAGCTGCTCCATCATTTTCGCTTGAGTACCTCACGCCAGTCGACAGTGGATGAATACGGCGTATTGATTTATAATTTATTTCATATGTCCGGCATGTCTGCCCGAGACATTGAAGGCGTGATCATTTCATCGGTGGTTCCGCCGCTGGTGAACGTGATTGAAACGATGTGTGAAAAATACATCGGCCAAAAGCCGATGCTGGTTGGGCCCGGTATCAAAACCGGCCTGAATCTGCGATATGAAAATCCGCGCGAGGTAGGCGCCGATCGGATCGTTAATGCCGTGGCTGCCACCGCCAAGTATGGCGGACCGCTCGTTGTTGTCGATTTTGGGACGGCAACGACCTTCGACTGCATTGACGAGAAAGGCCATTATCTCGGCGGAGCGATCGTGCCTGGCATTCATATCGCCACCGAGGCGCTGTATGAACGGGCTTCGAAGCTGCCGCGCATCGAATTGGAAAAGCCCAAAAAGGTTATTGGCCGCAACACCGTACATGCCATGCAATCAGGCATTATTTACGGATATGCCGGCCAGGTCGACGGCATCGTGGAACGCATCTGCGCAGAGATGGACGCGAAGCCGACGGTGATCGCAACAGGGGGATTGGCATCACTGATTGCCGAGGAGACCCGCAGCATCGAGAAGGTTGATCCGCTGCTTACACTGGAAGGGCTGCGTATCATTTATGAACGGAACCGGGAAAGGTAA
- the hslO gene encoding Hsp33 family molecular chaperone HslO: MENNHKQDRLIRGTAMEGRVRAFAVQTTALVEELRRRHDTFPTATAAMGRTATAAAMMGAMLKGEEKLTVQIKGNGPIGQIVADANAKGEVRGYVHNPHVHLPSNSKGKLDVAGAVGTEGFLHITKDLGLKEPYRGSVPIISGELAEDFTYYFATSEQTPSAVGLGVLVDQDSSVIVAGGFIVQLLPGLSDDEISAIETSLGELSPVTTLLEQGMELEELLRQVLPDVRIMDGMDIHFRCECSRERVEKTLISLGQSEMEQLIEEDGKAEVVCQFCNEAYQFDREQLESILEQAKS; this comes from the coding sequence TTGGAAAACAACCATAAGCAAGACCGGCTGATTCGTGGGACGGCCATGGAGGGACGGGTCAGAGCCTTCGCCGTTCAAACGACGGCGTTGGTAGAAGAATTGCGCCGAAGACACGATACGTTCCCTACAGCCACGGCAGCGATGGGACGCACGGCAACGGCTGCGGCCATGATGGGCGCCATGCTGAAGGGCGAGGAGAAGCTGACGGTTCAGATCAAAGGAAACGGGCCGATCGGCCAGATTGTTGCCGATGCCAACGCCAAGGGCGAAGTGCGAGGATATGTACACAATCCGCATGTGCATCTGCCAAGCAACAGCAAAGGAAAGCTCGATGTTGCGGGAGCGGTTGGTACGGAAGGATTCCTTCATATTACCAAGGACCTTGGATTGAAGGAGCCTTACCGCGGCAGCGTGCCGATCATTTCCGGCGAGCTTGCCGAAGATTTTACCTACTATTTCGCAACTTCCGAGCAGACGCCCTCTGCGGTTGGTTTGGGTGTGCTGGTCGATCAGGATAGCTCGGTCATCGTCGCTGGCGGATTTATCGTACAATTGCTGCCAGGATTGAGCGATGACGAGATCTCAGCGATTGAAACATCCCTTGGCGAGTTGTCCCCGGTAACCACTTTGCTGGAGCAAGGAATGGAGCTGGAGGAACTGCTTCGCCAGGTGCTTCCGGACGTGCGTATTATGGATGGCATGGACATTCATTTCCGTTGCGAGTGCTCACGTGAGCGCGTGGAAAAAACGCTGATTAGTCTTGGGCAATCCGAGATGGAGCAATTGATCGAAGAAGATGGCAAAGCCGAAGTGGTTTGCCAATTTTGCAACGAAGCTTACCAATTTGATCGCGAACAGCTCGAGAGCATTCTAGAACAAGCCAAGAGCTGA
- a CDS encoding peptidyl-prolyl cis-trans isomerase yields the protein MTSQEKGLWTAVVVLTLGMVVMGTMMVMQGLRPQREDADASGENGRGDGNVIATINGEVITDKEWTDALKRRYGNELLIQMLNRKAVYAEALNRNLTVTPREISRELNAAMEGYDSVQAYFDEMQSQLGLTKEELELEAGYKLLLEKIATIGIQVRESDIEDYRSKHEEDFVTPEKYDLSLIVVKDRQYAEDLVDALKKGTDFEETARTESIDSYSRDSGGRLGWIERTDPFQPEAIMNRAEHMQKGEIAGPIPVEEGYAILKMNDRKEKEVPSDEEIVEEIRMQLALSQADPLSEVEERLRDKYEAVIIAEIPAS from the coding sequence ATGACAAGTCAGGAAAAAGGGTTGTGGACGGCGGTAGTTGTCTTGACGCTCGGCATGGTGGTGATGGGGACCATGATGGTTATGCAGGGCCTCAGGCCACAACGCGAAGACGCGGATGCATCCGGCGAGAACGGACGGGGAGATGGCAATGTCATTGCAACAATCAATGGGGAAGTGATTACCGACAAGGAATGGACGGATGCGCTGAAGCGACGTTACGGAAACGAATTGCTGATTCAGATGTTGAATCGCAAAGCGGTGTATGCCGAAGCGCTCAACCGCAATCTGACGGTAACTCCTCGTGAAATTAGCCGGGAACTTAACGCGGCGATGGAAGGATACGACTCGGTGCAGGCGTATTTTGACGAGATGCAGTCCCAACTGGGCCTGACCAAAGAAGAACTGGAATTAGAGGCAGGCTACAAGCTGCTGCTGGAAAAGATCGCAACGATCGGCATCCAGGTGAGGGAATCGGACATTGAGGACTACCGGAGCAAACATGAGGAAGATTTCGTGACACCCGAGAAATACGATCTATCTCTTATCGTGGTCAAGGACAGGCAATATGCCGAGGATTTGGTGGATGCATTGAAAAAGGGCACCGACTTTGAAGAAACCGCGCGAACGGAATCGATCGACAGTTACTCGCGCGACTCCGGCGGGCGATTGGGTTGGATCGAACGAACGGATCCCTTTCAGCCTGAAGCGATCATGAACCGGGCCGAGCATATGCAAAAAGGCGAAATCGCAGGTCCCATTCCGGTGGAAGAAGGGTATGCGATCCTCAAAATGAATGACCGAAAAGAAAAAGAAGTTCCTTCGGACGAGGAGATCGTTGAAGAGATTCGCATGCAGCTCGCATTAAGTCAGGCAGATCCCCTTTCCGAAGTGGAAGAGAGACTGCGCGACAAATACGAAGCGGTCATCATTGCCGAAATTCCGGCTTCGTAA
- the cysK gene encoding cysteine synthase A — protein sequence MAKVVNNVTELIGGTPLVRLNRIVPEGSAEVFVKLEYQNPGSSVKDRIAVSIVEEAEKEGKLKPGDTIIEATSGNTGIGLAMVAAAKGYKAVIVMPETMSLERRNLLRAYGAELVLTPGSEGMNGAVKKAEELQKANPTYFMAEQFKNEANVKIHRETTGPEIVEAIESIGGTLDAFVAGIGTGGTITGAGEVLKEAFPSVKVYAVEPAASPILAGGKPGPHKIQGIGANFIPEILNQEVYDEIIHIENDDAFETARQVAKEEGILSGISSGAAIRAGLQVAKQLGAGKRVVVIVPSNGERYLSTPLYNFEA from the coding sequence ATGGCTAAAGTCGTTAATAACGTAACAGAATTGATCGGGGGAACTCCTCTTGTGCGTTTGAACCGCATCGTTCCGGAGGGCAGTGCCGAAGTATTCGTGAAACTGGAGTACCAAAACCCTGGCTCCAGCGTTAAAGACCGCATTGCCGTTAGCATCGTGGAAGAAGCGGAAAAGGAAGGCAAGCTGAAGCCGGGCGACACCATTATTGAAGCAACCAGCGGGAACACCGGGATCGGTTTGGCCATGGTTGCCGCAGCCAAAGGTTACAAGGCAGTGATCGTCATGCCTGAAACGATGAGTTTGGAGCGCCGCAACCTGCTGCGCGCATACGGAGCCGAACTGGTGCTGACGCCAGGGTCCGAGGGCATGAACGGGGCCGTTAAGAAGGCGGAAGAACTGCAGAAAGCCAATCCGACATACTTCATGGCAGAACAATTCAAGAATGAAGCGAACGTAAAAATTCACCGTGAAACGACAGGTCCGGAAATCGTGGAGGCCATCGAATCCATCGGAGGCACATTGGATGCATTCGTTGCGGGCATCGGTACGGGAGGAACGATTACGGGTGCAGGCGAAGTGCTTAAAGAAGCGTTCCCATCGGTGAAAGTATACGCGGTTGAACCGGCAGCATCTCCAATTCTTGCCGGCGGCAAACCGGGACCACATAAAATCCAAGGAATTGGCGCGAACTTTATTCCTGAAATCCTTAACCAAGAAGTGTATGACGAGATCATTCACATCGAGAACGATGATGCATTCGAAACTGCCCGCCAGGTGGCCAAGGAAGAGGGCATCCTTTCCGGTATTTCCTCCGGTGCGGCCATTCGTGCCGGCTTGCAGGTAGCCAAGCAGCTTGGGGCAGGCAAACGCGTTGTCGTGATCGTGCCAAGTAACGGTGAACGTTACCTCAGTACGCCATTGTACAACTTCGAAGCTTAA
- a CDS encoding anthranilate synthase component I family protein, with amino-acid sequence MTELMTTYADWMEWAVQDWTMLPYIIRSEGGTKHGGLPPTWAEAWQQAAPHAMVLENGKGGRYTFVGLHPVSVISGKGSEAVIEELASGERRNDQGKPLEVLQRWAQPYRAPRVEGVPGFAGGCAGYLSYDVARSLEKLPALAKDDPALPDYWWMRFEELWAYDHESGALYCMIHVPAPVQPEANDSGLRAAFEKAEGRAKAMQRQWSQMMDATKSDEQQRILDQRRQRWAVQQNEPADAETEGWQTPFPRQDFENAVQRVQEYIRQGDVFQVNLSLRQQKGLQSSAEDIYEWLRIVNPSPYMGLLRSPEFQLVCGSPELLVKVDQGKVSARPIAGTRRRGRDQAEDEAMAAELLNSEKERAEHIMLVDLERNDIGRIAAYGSVRVPELMTIERYSHVMHLVSQVEGMLAEGLSVYDVIAATFPGGTITGAPKVRTMEIIEELEPVRRGPYTGSIGWIDFSGNMELNIVIRTLAVKDGVGYVQAGAGIVIDSDPYREYRECRNKARAMIKAVKHSEEEIQSRALVEHTDSTEKQSGQAEPVRAQ; translated from the coding sequence ATGACAGAGCTGATGACAACATACGCCGATTGGATGGAGTGGGCCGTTCAGGACTGGACGATGCTGCCTTATATCATTCGGTCGGAAGGTGGCACGAAGCATGGCGGTTTGCCGCCGACGTGGGCTGAAGCGTGGCAGCAGGCCGCTCCTCATGCCATGGTTTTGGAGAACGGCAAGGGTGGACGCTATACGTTTGTGGGACTGCACCCGGTATCGGTGATTTCGGGAAAAGGAAGCGAAGCCGTAATCGAGGAGCTGGCCAGTGGAGAGCGGCGAAATGATCAGGGTAAGCCGCTGGAGGTTCTGCAGCGTTGGGCACAGCCCTATCGCGCTCCCCGAGTAGAGGGAGTACCCGGCTTCGCTGGCGGATGTGCAGGCTATCTAAGTTATGACGTGGCCCGCTCGCTGGAGAAACTGCCTGCACTAGCGAAGGATGATCCGGCATTGCCGGATTACTGGTGGATGCGTTTCGAAGAGTTGTGGGCCTACGATCATGAGTCTGGTGCGCTTTATTGCATGATCCATGTGCCGGCGCCTGTACAGCCGGAAGCGAATGACAGCGGCCTTCGCGCTGCGTTTGAAAAGGCGGAAGGCCGTGCAAAAGCGATGCAGCGACAGTGGTCGCAGATGATGGATGCGACGAAGTCGGACGAGCAGCAGCGGATTTTGGATCAACGCAGGCAGCGGTGGGCCGTGCAGCAGAACGAACCGGCGGACGCGGAAACGGAAGGTTGGCAAACCCCGTTTCCGCGGCAGGATTTCGAAAATGCGGTACAGCGGGTGCAGGAGTACATCAGGCAGGGCGACGTATTTCAGGTGAATCTGTCCCTGCGTCAACAAAAAGGATTGCAGTCTTCGGCTGAAGATATCTATGAATGGCTGCGGATCGTCAACCCGTCTCCATACATGGGCCTGCTGCGCAGTCCGGAATTTCAACTCGTCTGCGGATCGCCTGAGCTGCTCGTCAAGGTCGATCAGGGCAAGGTAAGCGCACGTCCTATTGCGGGAACAAGGCGAAGGGGCCGGGACCAGGCTGAGGACGAGGCGATGGCTGCGGAGCTGTTGAACAGCGAAAAGGAACGGGCCGAGCACATTATGCTGGTCGATCTGGAACGAAACGATATCGGCCGGATTGCCGCTTACGGTTCGGTGCGTGTTCCGGAGTTGATGACGATCGAGAGATATTCGCACGTCATGCATCTTGTCTCCCAAGTGGAGGGAATGCTGGCCGAGGGATTATCGGTGTACGATGTCATCGCAGCTACATTTCCTGGAGGCACCATTACCGGCGCGCCGAAGGTGCGAACGATGGAAATCATCGAGGAGCTGGAGCCTGTTCGCCGCGGGCCCTACACGGGCTCGATTGGCTGGATAGACTTCAGTGGAAACATGGAATTGAATATTGTCATCCGGACGCTTGCCGTCAAGGATGGCGTGGGTTACGTCCAGGCCGGGGCGGGCATTGTGATTGATTCCGACCCTTACCGAGAATACAGAGAGTGCCGCAACAAAGCCAGAGCGATGATTAAAGCCGTGAAGCACAGTGAAGAAGAGATTCAGAGCAGAGCATTGGTGGAACATACCGATTCCACAGAGAAGCAGTCCGGGCAGGCTGAGCCGGTCCGGGCCCAATAA
- the pabA gene encoding aminodeoxychorismate/anthranilate synthase component II: MILVIDNYDSFTYNLVQYLGELGETVEVRRNDEIDLEGIETLAPDHILISPGPCTPNEAGISLAVIEHFKGRIPIFGVCLGHQSIGQAFGGNVIRAERMMHGKTSEMFHNGTSVFAGLPSPFTATRYHSLIVERCSLPDCLEITAETAEGEIMGLRHKEYAIEGVQFHPESIITDHGHQMLRNFLAGQVKA, from the coding sequence ATGATCCTGGTTATCGATAATTATGATTCTTTTACCTACAACTTGGTTCAATATTTGGGCGAATTGGGGGAAACCGTCGAAGTAAGACGCAATGACGAGATTGATCTGGAAGGCATTGAGACACTCGCCCCGGATCACATTTTGATCTCTCCCGGCCCTTGTACGCCGAATGAAGCGGGAATCAGCTTGGCCGTTATTGAACATTTCAAAGGCCGCATCCCGATCTTTGGCGTATGCCTGGGCCATCAATCCATCGGACAGGCGTTTGGCGGCAATGTCATTCGCGCAGAGCGCATGATGCATGGCAAAACGTCGGAGATGTTCCATAACGGCACGTCCGTGTTTGCCGGATTGCCATCTCCGTTTACGGCAACGCGTTATCATTCCTTGATCGTTGAGCGCTGCAGTTTGCCGGATTGTTTGGAAATCACGGCAGAAACCGCCGAAGGCGAAATTATGGGCCTGCGTCATAAGGAATATGCGATCGAAGGTGTACAGTTCCATCCGGAGTCGATCATTACGGATCATGGGCACCAAATGCTGCGTAATTTCCTGGCAGGTCAGGTCAAGGCATAG
- a CDS encoding aminotransferase class IV: protein MKYAALNGKVVPMAAAVVPVTDHGFLYGLGLFETFRTYRGVPFLLERHLERMAAGCRELGIPFHVTAPEVESWIRELMQANGLEEAYVRYTVSAGEAPLGLPSSDYGTPNHIVLAKALPPASSELHERGKMLQCLKLPRNTPEGAVRLKSLHYMNSILAKRELSGYGEAAHGAEGLQLTREGYVAEGIVSNVFWIRSGVLYTPSIHTGILPGITRGMVLELAGGRNIPCEEGLYAWDSLLEADEIFLTGSVAELVPVTSLRDPMGEVRIISDGRIGPITARLLRKYREKAGLNS from the coding sequence ATGAAATATGCCGCATTGAATGGAAAAGTCGTTCCCATGGCAGCAGCCGTGGTTCCGGTAACGGATCACGGCTTTTTGTACGGGCTGGGACTCTTCGAGACGTTCAGGACCTATCGGGGCGTGCCTTTCCTGCTGGAACGTCATCTGGAGCGGATGGCGGCCGGTTGCCGGGAGTTGGGCATCCCCTTCCATGTGACTGCGCCCGAGGTGGAGAGCTGGATTCGGGAGTTGATGCAGGCGAACGGATTGGAAGAGGCATATGTACGCTATACCGTTTCAGCCGGGGAGGCGCCGCTCGGTTTGCCTTCATCCGATTACGGAACGCCGAATCATATCGTCCTGGCCAAGGCACTGCCGCCCGCATCGTCTGAATTGCACGAACGCGGCAAAATGCTGCAATGCCTGAAGCTGCCCCGCAACACCCCGGAAGGGGCCGTGCGGCTGAAATCGCTGCATTACATGAACAGCATTCTAGCCAAACGCGAGCTGAGTGGATATGGCGAGGCGGCTCATGGCGCGGAAGGCCTTCAGCTGACCAGGGAGGGCTATGTGGCGGAAGGCATCGTGAGCAACGTATTTTGGATAAGATCGGGTGTCCTGTATACGCCGTCCATCCATACGGGCATACTGCCTGGCATCACCCGTGGAATGGTGTTGGAATTGGCGGGCGGGCGGAACATACCTTGCGAAGAAGGTTTGTATGCATGGGACAGCCTGCTGGAGGCGGATGAGATTTTCCTGACAGGCTCCGTGGCCGAATTGGTCCCCGTGACTTCGCTGCGTGATCCGATGGGTGAAGTCCGAATCATCAGCGACGGAAGAATAGGTCCAATTACAGCCAGGCTTCTTCGTAAGTACCGAGAGAAAGCGGGGTTAAATTCATGA
- the folP gene encoding dihydropteroate synthase has protein sequence MTLAPIIYERDYAWGPAGLKLGERTLIMGILNVTPDSFSDGGRYNNVERAVTHALQMMEDGADLIDIGGESTRPGSQVVTAEEEMSRIVPVIEALRREAPHIPISVDTYKAGVAREAILAGAHIINDVWGAKADPDMARTAAELGCPIILMHNRQARDYTDYVPDVVRDLQESVRIAKEASVKENQIWLDPGIGFAKDLNENLTLMSALGELNELGYPVLLATSRKRFIQTTLGVEPGDAVEGTAATVAFGIAQGCQMVRVHDVKPIRRTVDMCDAMLYASPGLRRR, from the coding sequence ATGACGCTTGCACCAATCATATATGAACGAGATTATGCATGGGGGCCGGCCGGGCTAAAGCTCGGGGAACGGACGCTTATTATGGGCATTCTCAATGTTACGCCCGATTCGTTTTCGGATGGAGGGCGTTACAACAATGTGGAGCGCGCCGTCACTCATGCGCTTCAGATGATGGAGGACGGCGCCGACCTGATCGACATCGGCGGAGAGTCGACGCGTCCCGGCTCACAGGTCGTGACCGCCGAGGAAGAGATGAGCCGGATCGTTCCGGTGATCGAGGCGCTGCGCCGGGAAGCTCCGCATATTCCCATTTCGGTGGATACCTACAAGGCGGGCGTTGCCCGTGAAGCCATCCTTGCCGGAGCTCACATTATTAACGACGTGTGGGGGGCGAAAGCTGATCCGGATATGGCCCGCACGGCTGCAGAGCTGGGATGTCCCATCATTCTAATGCACAATCGGCAGGCGCGCGACTACACCGATTATGTGCCTGACGTCGTCCGCGACCTCCAGGAGAGCGTACGGATCGCAAAGGAGGCGAGCGTAAAAGAAAACCAAATCTGGCTGGACCCAGGTATCGGATTCGCAAAGGACCTGAACGAGAATTTGACGCTGATGTCTGCGCTTGGGGAATTGAACGAGCTGGGATATCCCGTTCTGCTCGCCACATCGCGCAAGCGGTTCATTCAGACCACGCTCGGCGTGGAGCCGGGCGATGCGGTGGAAGGCACGGCGGCAACGGTTGCCTTCGGCATCGCCCAAGGCTGCCAGATGGTTCGCGTCCATGACGTGAAGCCGATTCGGCGCACGGTGGACATGTGTGACGCCATGTTATACGCTTCTCCGGGCTTGCGGAGAAGATGA
- the folB gene encoding dihydroneopterin aldolase gives MDRMVLHRMEYYGYHGVFEEERKLGQRYYIDLELDMDLGEAGRTDDLTKTINYAEIHELVKGIVENTSFQLIEALGEHIASSLLDTYTSIIALTVKVTKPHPPFDIHFGGVTVELRRTRK, from the coding sequence ATGGACCGGATGGTGTTGCATCGAATGGAGTATTACGGGTATCATGGCGTGTTTGAGGAAGAACGGAAACTTGGGCAGCGCTATTACATAGACCTGGAGCTGGATATGGACTTGGGGGAAGCCGGGCGTACGGACGACCTGACCAAAACGATAAATTACGCGGAAATCCACGAGCTCGTGAAGGGCATCGTCGAGAATACGTCATTCCAGTTAATTGAAGCATTGGGTGAACATATTGCATCTTCATTACTGGACACTTATACTAGTATCATTGCACTTACAGTCAAGGTGACGAAGCCGCATCCGCCGTTCGATATTCATTTTGGCGGCGTGACCGTGGAGCTTCGGCGCACAAGAAAGTGA
- the folK gene encoding 2-amino-4-hydroxy-6-hydroxymethyldihydropteridine diphosphokinase: MNAHSTSEFSEAYIALGANLGDREQTLLEALNLLDEHPQIKVLRGSALYETEPVGYVDQPAFLNMAVALQTSLQPEQLLTAMLEIENRLGRVRDVRWGPRTVDLDLLWVNGETRDTELLQLPHPRMGERAFVLVPLSDIVSEGETTGLYDVVHASLSALDGKGGIRLWKTCNWPIASGHSGS; the protein is encoded by the coding sequence ATGAATGCACATTCGACCTCTGAATTTTCAGAGGCTTATATTGCTTTAGGGGCTAATTTGGGGGATCGCGAGCAGACGCTGCTTGAGGCGCTGAATTTGCTTGACGAACACCCGCAGATCAAGGTTCTTCGGGGTTCTGCGCTCTATGAGACGGAGCCGGTAGGCTACGTGGATCAGCCCGCTTTTCTGAATATGGCGGTAGCGCTCCAAACGAGCCTTCAGCCTGAGCAGTTGCTTACTGCGATGCTGGAGATCGAGAATCGGCTTGGCCGGGTTCGGGATGTTCGCTGGGGCCCTCGCACCGTTGATCTGGACCTGCTTTGGGTAAATGGGGAGACAAGGGATACGGAATTGCTGCAGCTGCCGCACCCGCGAATGGGTGAGCGGGCATTTGTGCTGGTTCCGTTGTCCGACATCGTGTCCGAAGGGGAGACTACAGGTTTGTACGACGTTGTACACGCATCGTTGTCTGCGCTGGATGGAAAGGGTGGAATTCGGCTTTGGAAAACATGCAACTGGCCAATCGCATCCGGGCATTCCGGAAGTTGA
- a CDS encoding helix-turn-helix transcriptional regulator: protein MENMQLANRIRAFRKLRGLTQQELAAKTGISLAVLGTIERGNRVVTEKELARIVETLGVSASELQGQ, encoded by the coding sequence TTGGAAAACATGCAACTGGCCAATCGCATCCGGGCATTCCGGAAGTTGAGAGGTTTGACGCAGCAGGAGCTTGCTGCAAAAACCGGCATATCGCTGGCTGTTCTGGGCACGATTGAGCGGGGCAACCGCGTGGTGACGGAAAAGGAGCTGGCACGGATCGTTGAAACGCTTGGGGTCAGCGCCAGCGAGCTTCAAGGGCAATAA